In the genome of Paenibacillus sp. GP183, the window GATAAAACCGGAAAATAGACAGTAACACCGGATACAAGTCCTTTATAGTCCATATTTCCGCCGTATACACCGCTCGTAGCCGTTGAAATGGCCTGTCCCCTGGAAGGCGCCACCCCAAAGCATCCCAGAAATGGACTTGCCTTCAGCTTCAAATTGACCAGACCGGAAGTGGGCTTCTCCAGAAAAACCAAATCTTCCTGAACAGACCACCGAGTTATTTCGGATGGCGGTAAAGCAGCGGCAGCCGTGGGATCGACGACGTTCGGCGCTAATACGCTGGACGTCCAACCCCAGCCCCGGTTGGGGGTCATCGACTCTAGCTGAATAGCAAGCGTATCTCCAGGCTGTGCGCCTTCCACATAGAATGGCCCTGTCATCGGATTGCCTCGTCCGGCCACGCTTTCCCCACTGTGATCCCAGCCTCTTGCATCAACTGTGTTTGTCACGACGGTATCCCCATCGGCAATTTTAAGCACGGGTTGATGTCCACCTATTGTGTTGTAGTAAATTTCGGGTTGAAAATGGTGTACTGTCATTATTCATCCTCCTCCTAAAATCTTTTTATTCCAGTATAAACGAAGTTCCTATGAATTAGCACTTAAAAAATCATGCTTATTTAAAATAGTCTTCTGAAATCCATTACTATCATCCAAATAAAAAAACATTCCAAAAATTTGGAAGGTTCAGATTGTCGAGTAACCCAACTCTTCAAGAGAGAGAGTCGCTGGAAGGATGAAAAACATCTTTCCAGCACGGGATTTCTTTTTTCAGAATGCTGGAAGACTGAAAAACAATCTTCCAGAGCCAATAAAAGGCTTGCTGGACCATATTCGGTCGCTGGAACGATGGAAAACATCTTTCCAGCGTCGATTTTCGTTTTCCAGAATGCTGGAAGGCTGAAAAACATCCTTCCAGAAAAATAGAAAGACCGTTGAGACTTTCTCGACGATCTGACCTTCCAAAAATTTGGAAAGTTCATCTTTGTTTTAACAACCTGAAATGTATGCTGTCCCGTTAACGTTAATCACAGTTAAGCCTTGTGAGTCTTTAGGACCGTTGTCCACTCTAATTTTCGAAACTTCCGAAACTTCATGCTCCTTAAGATCCTCTGTCAGCTCCGGCCGGAATGCTTCGGCAAGCACTCTGCCGTCGAAGCCTGATTCCGTACGAAGACCGATCAAATGGCACACCGTCGGTGCGATATCGACGATGCCGCAGGGTATGTCAGAAACGTGGCCTTGCTTGAAGCTGCCGCCGACGCCCAAACAAAAGCAATGTATATCGTAAGGACTCATTGTGCCGTGCGTGGAACGAATCGGTGAAGAAGTGAGCGCCTGAATCATACCGGGTACGCCGAATTCATTCAATTCGCTATCCCATTTCGGTTGGATCGCAAGAAGCGGAGCGCGGCTGTGCTTGATTGGTCCGAGCAGATGCTCAAGCGGCAGCACGCCCGGCAAATCCTGATATTTCGAAGGTCCTGCAAACACTAGACTGCACCATTCTTGAGCCTGCAGCCATTCGACAATGGCGGCGACATCCTGATCCGACGGCTCTTTCCCTTCGGGAGCATGCAAGTAATTGCCAGTTGTGATAAAGCCGGACTGCAGTCCCAATGCCTCGATGGCTGTTTGCAGATGTCCTTGAAGAGAGCCCTGCGCTTGC includes:
- a CDS encoding acetamidase/formamidase family protein is translated as MTVHHFQPEIYYNTIGGHQPVLKIADGDTVVTNTVDARGWDHSGESVAGRGNPMTGPFYVEGAQPGDTLAIQLESMTPNRGWGWTSSVLAPNVVDPTAAAALPPSEITRWSVQEDLVFLEKPTSGLVNLKLKASPFLGCFGVAPSRGQAISTATSGVYGGNMDYKGLVSGVTVYFPVLSEGALFHLGDGHAVQGCGEIVGTGVEISLDVRFTVRVLKGKTIGWPRGESETHLFCIGNARPLDQALQHATTEMLSLLKEDYGLTDSEASLLMGQAVEYEVANVFNPAYSVVCKVPKAVLSML